TGAGAACGAACGGCACGCTGCCGCCGATGAATACGCCGGCCAGCGCCGTCACGCCCACCCCCACGCCCACGCCGATGAGCAGGACGATCAGCGCCTGCCCGAGGGCGTCGCGGATCAGCGATCCGGTGGTGGCGCCCAGTGCTTTGAGCGCCGCGATATCCGGTGTGCGCTGAATGGTCCACACGGTGAAGAAGGCCCCGATCACCAAGGCGGAGATCACGAACAACATCACCGTCATCAGGGTCAGTGAACCGTTCTCGGCCTGATAGGACCCGATCGCCTGCAGGGAGCCGTCGACGCTCGTCGTGCGGGTGTGCGCGGCCCGGTTCACCGCCTCGGTGTCGTAGGTGCCGGATGCGACCAGAACGGTGGCCGCACCACCACGCGGGGCGAGTTGCTGCCAATCCGACAGTGCTGTCCAGACGACCGGGGTGTGGGCATACCAGTCGTCGTCGCCGATCCCGGTGATGGTGAAGCTCCGGTCACCCAGCGCGATTCGCTCACCGGGCGCGGCGGAGAGCCGATCGGCGGCGGCCTTGCTCAGGATCACCGTGCCTGGCGCGGCAGGCTGCTGCGCGCCGAACGCCGGGCCGTCGACGCCGAACAGTGCCACCGAGGTGGGCGCGACCCCGTCGCGAGTGGCCTGGCCCCGGCTGATGCCGACCGGCTCGACCGTGGCTCCGGACTGTTGCCAGGCCCGGACCTGTTCGCCGGTCAGTGCCGAGGAATCGAACGACGGGTCGGCGCCGGTGTCGGCGAACACCACCGCCGAGCCGGACAGCTTGTCCAGCGCGGAAATATTCTGATGCGCGAGTCCGGCGGTGAGACCGCTCAGAAAACTCACCAGCAGCGCCACCATGGCGACCACCAGGGTGATGAGCAGGAACCGGCCGCGGGCGGCTCGCAGATCTCGCAGTGCAACGAACATATCTCCACTGTGGCGATTCGCCCGCGCCGCGACATCGCCCTCGTGGACCGTTCCCGGCCACCGACGGTGGGTCGCGGACTCCGCCTTTCGATGGATGCCGGGGGCGGGCGGAAGCGGCCACGATCATGGTCGGTCGCCGGCCCGGTTCACCGCCACCAGTTCCGGTTTCGGTAGCGGCGCTCCCACAGCGCCGTGTTGATCATCGAGACCGGTCGCGGCATCGCGGCGAGGAAGGTGTGCCGCTGTCGCGGGGTGGCGCCGTCGAGGACCCACGGGACATAGACCGCGGCACCCGAAGGACCTTGTTTGCGTGCCATCGCACCACGGAAGTCGCCCCAGTCCTTCGTGGTGAGCACCTCCTGGATGAGGGGCAGGGCACTGCTCTCCTCGTGCTCCATATGGTCGCCGAGGATGCGGGCCAGCGTGTCGACTCGTTCCGCCAGGTCGCGGGTCGGCCGGCGAAATCCCTCCTCGACGCTGTCGAGGGCCGGATGCAGCGCCGCGTGTTCGGCCTCCATCGCCGCCATCAACTCGCGGTCGCGGGGACGATCGGTGAGTGCGGTGAGCACGCGCGGCCACAACACGGCGTCCTCCACCGTGTGGTGCACGTCGAGCTGACGGGTGAAGTTCTCCCAGCCGGCGCGGACGCCCGGCCGGTCGGTCTCGCCCTGTCCGGCAGCGGTGGCGAGCCTGGCCAGATCGCGGCGGAATGCGTCGTGCGTCGCGTACATGACGGCGAAATCTATGGACATGACAGACCTTTCAGGATTCGAAGGCGGAGGCGTAGTCCTCGGCCCAGGTGGTGAAGTCGAGCGCGGGGCGGCCGAGCAGCCGGGCCACCGTGTCGGTGGTGGGACCGGGGGTTTCCGCGTAGCCGGCCAGGGATCCGAGGGCGCGCGCCACGATCTCCTCGGGTAGGCCCTGGGCCGACATCGCGGCGCGCACCCGGCCGGGAGGCAGTTCGAGAAATGACAGCTCGCGGCCGATGACATCGCCGATGAGGCGCACTCGTGCGCGCTGGGTGAGTGATCGCGGCCCGGACAGCAGATAGCTGCGTCCCGCGTGCCCGTCCTCGGTGAGGGCGCGGACCGCCACCTCGGCCACGTCTCGCTGATGGATCGGGGAGGCGGCCGCCGCGCCGTAGGCGCCCCGCACCACGTCTCCCGCCCTGATCTGCGGCGCCCAGCTCAGAGCGTTCGCGGCGAAGTCGGTGCAGCGCAACAGCGTCCACGCCAGACCCGACTCCGTCGCAGCGCGCTCGACCCGCTCGAACCCGGCCCTGAATCGCGGTTCCCCGACCGGATATTCGACCGAGGACGCCGAGACCACCACGACCCGGCGCGCGCCGTGCCGGGCGGC
The genomic region above belongs to Nocardia spumae and contains:
- a CDS encoding ABC transporter permease, with protein sequence MFVALRDLRAARGRFLLITLVVAMVALLVSFLSGLTAGLAHQNISALDKLSGSAVVFADTGADPSFDSSALTGEQVRAWQQSGATVEPVGISRGQATRDGVAPTSVALFGVDGPAFGAQQPAAPGTVILSKAAADRLSAAPGERIALGDRSFTITGIGDDDWYAHTPVVWTALSDWQQLAPRGGAATVLVASGTYDTEAVNRAAHTRTTSVDGSLQAIGSYQAENGSLTLMTVMLFVISALVIGAFFTVWTIQRTPDIAALKALGATTGSLIRDALGQALIVLLIGVGVGVGVTALAGVFIGGSVPFVLTGATTVVPALALIGLGLVGAVFALRFLATTDPLTALNQSR
- a CDS encoding hemerythrin domain-containing protein, giving the protein MSIDFAVMYATHDAFRRDLARLATAAGQGETDRPGVRAGWENFTRQLDVHHTVEDAVLWPRVLTALTDRPRDRELMAAMEAEHAALHPALDSVEEGFRRPTRDLAERVDTLARILGDHMEHEESSALPLIQEVLTTKDWGDFRGAMARKQGPSGAAVYVPWVLDGATPRQRHTFLAAMPRPVSMINTALWERRYRNRNWWR
- a CDS encoding NAD(P)H-binding protein gives rise to the protein MIVVIGATGTIGREVVALLANTGAAVGAITRTPAAARLPAGVRVIEGDPGAPSIPETAWNGAEAVLLSSRALVTTAPELLAAAARHGARRVVVVSASSVEYPVGEPRFRAGFERVERAATESGLAWTLLRCTDFAANALSWAPQIRAGDVVRGAYGAAAASPIHQRDVAEVAVRALTEDGHAGRSYLLSGPRSLTQRARVRLIGDVIGRELSFLELPPGRVRAAMSAQGLPEEIVARALGSLAGYAETPGPTTDTVARLLGRPALDFTTWAEDYASAFES